The sequence CGGCGCCAGATCCCCCTCGGCCAGATGCAGGTCGGTCCGGCACACCCCGCAGGCCAACACCCGCACCCGCACCTGGCCCGGCCCCGGCTCGGGCACAGGCACCTCAACCCGCCGCAGCGGCCCGCCCGCCGCCGGCCCCGGAGCCGCCACCTGCCACCCGCTCATCACGGGCCCCGCCGTCATGCCTTCAGGCTCCCACCACAAGCAAAGGGGTGCCCGCCATCAGGCAGACACCCCCGCTCAGAAAGACCTTCGTGGTGCTAGACGTTCACGCCGTAGTCGCGGGCGAGGCCGGCGAGGTCGTTGTGGCCCTGGCCGACGGCCCGGAACTTCCACTCGGCGCCGTTGCGGTAGACCTCGCCGAAGATGACGACGGTCTCGGTCGAGTAGTCCTCGGACAGGTCGTAACGGACCAGCTCGGTGCCGGTCTGGTCGGCGACCCGGATGTAGGCGTTGCGGACCTGGCCGAAGTTCTGGGCCCGGTTCACGGCGTCGTAGATGGACACCGGAATCACAATCTTGGTGATGTCCGCCGGAACGCTGCCCAGGGTGATGACGATCGACTCGTCGTCGCCCTCGCCCTCGCCGGTCCGGTTGTCGCCGGACAGCACGATCGCGTCCTCCGGCGACTTCAGGTTGTTGAAGAAGATGAAGTGCCCGTCGGAGAACACCTTGTCGCTCGCGTTGACGCCGATCGCCGAGGCGTCGAGGTCGAACTCGGTTCCGGTGGTCGTGCGGGCATCCCAGCCCAGACCGACGGTCAGCGAGGTGAGTGCCCCGGTGCCGGCCTCCGCCGCGGTCTTCGTCAGGCTGACGTTGCCGCCCTTGGCGAGACTGATGGCCATGTTGACGTCCTTCCTGGCCGATCCCCACAAACGTCGCCGGCCATGACGAGAAGCAGCTACTGGGCAGTAGATGAGTACTAGGCAGTGGCGAACACTCTGGCACAGGCGGTCGGGCGACCCGTGTGCTCGTCGCCCGCCAGACACGCGCCGCCAGGCCGCCTGGGCCGTCTCAACCCAGAACCGCGAGATATCACGAAAGCAGCCAAACGCAACCGTACCGAAAGAGCAACGAAACATCTCCCATGGCCCACCGACACGCCGCATCCCGTTCCGACTCCGCGCCCAGGGCGGTCGGCCACCGGCCCGAGCGGATCAGTCGGCACCAATGACGGATGTCATCCCGAGGTCGTGACGGTCATGACTGACCTTGGTACGGGTCGAAACGGCACTCTGCTGACATGCCCAGCGACCACCTGTCACCACAGCCCGACCGCCGCCGGCGGGCCCCGTCCGCCACGACCTTGACCGCCGCGCCCGCACCGATCGCCCTGAGCGGCGTGCGGCGCAGCTACGGCGCCACGAAGGCGGTGGACGGCGTCAGCCTGACGGTCCCGGCCGGCCAGGTCATCGCCCTCCTCGGGCCGAACGGCGCCGGCAAGTCCACCACGATCGACATGCTGCTCGGCCTGACCCGCCCGGACGCCGGCACGGTCAGCCTCTTCGGGCGCTCGCCCCGGCAGGCCTGCGCGGACGGCCTCGTCGCGGCGATGCTGCAGAACGGCGGCCTGCTGCCGTTCGTCACCGTCCGGACGATGCTCGACGCGCTGCGCGGGCTGTACCCCCGCCCGCTGACCGTCGCCGAGGCACTGCGCCGGGCCGGCGCGACCGAGCTCGCCGAGTCGCGTACCGAGAAACTGTCCGGCGGCCAGCGCCAGCGGGTGCGGTTCGCCGTCGCGCTGCTGCCCGACCCGGCCCTCCTGGTGCTCGACGAGCCGACCGCCGCGATGGACGTCTCGGCTCGCCAGGCGTTCTGGGCCTCGACACGGGCCTGGGCCGCCGAGGGGCGCACGGTGCTGTTCGCGACGCACTACCTGGCCGAGGCGGATGACTTCGCCGACCGGATCGTGCTGCTGCGCTCCGGCCGGGTCGTCGCCGACGGGCCGACGACCGAGGTCAAGGCGCTGGTCGGCGGCCGGACGATCCGGGCCACCCTGCCAGGCGTCGACGACGGCGGGATCGCCACGCTCGGCGGCCTGCCGGGCGTCACCCGGGCCGCCCGCCGCGGCGACACGATCGAGCTGCGCTGTTCCGACAGTGACGTGGCCCTGCGGGCGCTGCTCGACGCGGCCCCCACGGTCCGCGACCTGGAGATCTCCGGCGCCGGCCTGGAGGACGCGTTCCTCGCCCTGACCTCTGACCAGCCGACGGCGCTGCCCACCCCCGCTTCACCGACCGGCGCGGACACCGACGCCGCCGCGAAGGAGACCGCCCGATGAACGGCGCGCTGCTGATCGCCCGCTACACCCGGTTCGAGATGGGCCGCATCCTGCGCAACCCCCGGTTCCTCATCTTCAGCATGGCCCTACCGGTGATCATGTTCGCCGCGTTCACGGCGACGGACCCGACCGACACGCTCGGCCCGATCACCGTCGGGCCCTACATCATGATCAGCATGGCCAGCTTCGGCGCCATGATGGCCGTCGTCGCCATCGGCACCCGGATCGCGCTGGAGCGGGCCGGCGGCTGGAGCCGCCAGCTGCGGCTGACCGCGCTCACCGGCCCGCAGTACCTGGTCTGCAAGGTGCTCGGCGGCTTCACCCTCGCGCTGCCCGCGCTGATCGCGGTGTTCATCGAGGCGGTCGTCCTCGGCCGGGCGCACCTCTCGGTCGGCACGTACGTCGAGGCCGGGATCTGGGTGATGATCGGCATGGTGCCGCTCGCGGCACTCGGCATCCTGCTCGGCTACCTGGTCCGGGCCGACAACGCGGGCCAGCTCATCGGCGGCATGACCTCGCTGATGGCGTTGGCCGGCGGCATCTGGGTGCCGGTGGAGCAGTTCCCGCGCTGGCTCGCCGACGTCGTCAAGATGCTGCCGATCTACTGGTCGGCGGACGCCGGCCGGGCCGTCATCGCCGGCTCCTGGATCGGCTGGCACGGGCTGCTGGTGCTGGCTCTCTGGACCGCGCTGCTGAGCCGGCTGGCGGTCCGCTTCTACTCCCGCGACCAGCTGCGCGCCTAGTCTGGAACCCGATGGTGGCGACGACGATGACAACGAACGAGAGCACGCAGGACGAGAGCACACAGAACGAGAGCACGCAGGACAGCCCCGACGGGCTGGCCCGGTTCCGCAAGTACATGTTCGAGCCGATCCGGGGCGAGAACGCGCTCGGCCGCCAGGCCGGCATCACCCGCTGGCGGCGCACCGCCGGGATCTGGCTGGTCTACCTCTGGTACGCGGCGGCCGACCTGGTCGGCGACAGTCCGCGGCGCATCGTGCTCGGGACCCTGCTGCTCGCCGCGTTCTGCTGGCTGTACATCGTCCCGTTGCCTCGCGGCATGTTCTCGGGGCCGCTCAAGGACCGGGTGACGGTGCTGGTCGGCGGCCCACTCATCGCCGTGCTGTACCTGACCCTCGTCGGGCGCGGCGGGCTGGTCTTCCCGACCTTCCTTTCGGTCGCCTTCGCGCTGCTGCTCGTCCCCGCGGTGAGCCTGCCGATCATCGCGACGATGGCCGCCACGGTGATCTGGCTGCCGCAGTTCATCCCGTCCTGGCACGTGCACGGACCGCAGTGGTCGACGGCCGCCCCCATCGCCCTCGTGGTCTTCGCGCTCTACGCCATGCGGGCCGGCGCCCGCAACCAGATCGAGCTGCACCGGGCCCGTCAGGAGATCGAGCGGCTGGCCCAGGAGCAGGAGCGGCTGCGGATCAGCCGTGACCTGCACGACCTGCTCGGCCACGCGCTGACGACGATCACCGTCAAGGCCGAGCTCGCGTCCCGGCTCGCGACCCGCGACCCGGAGCGGGCGGCGGCTGAGATGGCCGAGGTCGCGGCGCTCGGCCGAGAGGGACTGGCGGACGTGCGCGCGACGGTCGCCGGCTACCGAAGCGTCAGCCTGGTCACGGAGCTCGCGACCGCCCGCGAGGTGCTGTCCGCCGCGGGCATCCGGGCCGAGCTGCCGGCCGCCGTCGAGGACGTCCCGGTCGAGCTGCGCGAGCTGTTCGGCTGGGTGCTGCGCGAGGCGGTGACGAACGTGGTCCGGCACAGCGGGGCGTCGTCCGTCCGGGTACTCGTCACGAAACGGTCGATCGAGATCGTCGACGACGGGACCGGCGGCCCGGCCGGCGACGGCGAGCCGGCGCACTCCCGCTGGCGACCGGGAGCGACGACGCGGCCCGGTGCCGGCGGTGGCAACGGGCTCGTGGGCCTCGCCGAACGGGTCGCGGCTGCCGGCGGCCGGTTGGAGGCCGGCCCGGCCCACTCGCCTCGAACCGGCGACGAAGCCCTCGCGCCGTCGCGCAGGCCGGGCCCGGCGCCTGCCTCGGGTCTCGGCTTCCGGTTGCGGGCGGCCGTCCCGGCCTAGCCACGCACCGGGCCGGTGGGATCATGGCCGGGTGCCGTCGATCCGTGTGCTGCTCGCCGACGATCAGCATCTCGTGCGTGGGGCGCTTGCCGCGTTGCTGTCCCTGGAGGACGACATCGAGGTCGTCGGCCAGGTCAGCCGGGGCGACGAGGTGGTCGCGGCGGTCGTGACGGCCACGCCCGACGTGGTGCTGATGGACGTCGAGATGCCCGGGATCGACGGGCTGGCCGCGGCGGCGGCGGTCCAGGCCACCCGTCCGGCGACGAAGGTGCTCATCCTCACCACCTTCGGCCGCGCCGGCTACCTGCGCCGGGCGATGGAGGCGGGAGCGCTCGGCTTCGTCGTCAAGGACGCCCCGGCCGACGCGCTCGCGGACGCCGTCCGTCGGGTCTCCCGCGGCGAGCGCGTCGTCGACCCGACCCTGGCCGCGAGCACCCTGGCCAGCGGGCCGAGCCCACTCACCGGCCGGGAGCGCGACGTCCTGGTCGCCGCCCGGGACGGCGCCACCGTCGCCGACATCGCCGGGCGCCTGTTCCTGTCCGAGGGCACCGTGCGCAACTACCTCTCCGCCGCCATCGCCAAGACCGGCGCCCGCAACCGCCTGGAAGCCCTGCGCACAGCGGAGGAGTCCGGCTGGCTGTAAGGCGATCGGCCGGAACCGGGCGCGGAGCGCCCTTCGCGGACCTCCCAGATCGACTTCGTCGATCCGGCAGGAACCCCGGCTCCGCCTGTCGGGTGCTGAGCGCCCTCCCGGCCCCTGATGTCTCGAGGCGTGGATGTCGAGGGCTGCGCCATCAGTGGTCGGAATCTTGGCTAGGTTGCGCTGTGACGTGGACGCCGCCCGCGTGCGGGCCCAATAACGAATCGGCTCCTGGGCCCTGGCTCGGTAGCCTGTGAGCATGGCGTTGGTCGTGGCGAAGTTCGGCGGCTCCTCCGTAGCGGACGCGGACAAGATCAAAAGGGTTGCCGAGCGGATCGTCGAGACGCGCCGCGCCGGCAACGAGGTGTGCGTGGTCGTCAGCGCGATGGGTGACACGACCGACGAGCTGCTCGAACTCGCCGAGCAGGTGTCCCCGCTGCCGCCGGCCCGCGAGCTGGACATGCTGCTCACCTCGGGCGAGCGCATCTCGATGGCGCTGCTGGCGATGGCGATCTCGAACCTCGGCGCGGAGGCACGTTCGTTCACCGGCTCGCAGGCTGGCGTCATCACGGACTCCACCCACGGCAAGGCGCGGATCATCGACGTGACGCCGGGCCGCATCCGTACGGCGCTCGACGAGGGCGCGATCGCGATCGTCGCCGGCTTCCAGGGCGTCAGCCAGGACACGAAGGACATCACGACGCTCGGCCGGGGCGGCTCCGACACGACGGCGGTCGCGCTGGCGGCGGCGCTGCACGCCGACGTCTGCGAGATCTACACCGACGTGGACGGCGTGTTCAGCGCCGACCCGCGGATCGTCCCGAGCGCGCGGAAGATCGACACGATCTCCTACGAGGAGATGATGGAGCTCGCCGCCAGCGGCGCCAAGGTGCTCATGCTGCGCTGTGTCGAGTACGCCCGCAACTACAGCGTGCCCGTGCACGTCCGCTCGTCGTTCTCGACGAAGCCGGGCACCTGGGTCACCGACATTCCGGAGGCTGAACTCGTGGAACAGGCCATCATCCGCGGCGTCGCGCACGACAGCAGCGAGGCGAAGGTGACGGTCGTGGGCTGCCCGGACAAGCCCGGCGTCGCCGCGGCGGTGTTCCGCGCGGTCGCCGACGCGGACGTCAACCTCGACATGATCGTCCAGGTGGGCTCGGTGGCGGGCACCGGCCGGACCGACATCTCGTTCACGCTGCCCAAGACCGACGGCCGCACGGCGCTGGCCGCGCTGGAGAAGGTGCGCGGCGAGATCGGCTTCGAGAAGACCCTCTACGACGACCACATCGGCAAGGTGTCCCTCGTCGGCGCCGGGATGAAGTCGCACCCGGGCGTCTCGGCCCGGTTCTTCGGCGCGCTCGCGGACGCCGGGGTCAACGTGGAGATCATTTCCACTTCGGAGATCCGGATCTCGGTGGTCGTCCGCGACACGGACCTGTCCGGCGCCGTCAAGGCCGTCCACGACGCCTTCGAGCTGGGCGACGAGGGCAACCAGGCCATCGTCTACGCCGGCACCGGCCGCTAGCCCGCCGCTCGACCCGCACGACACCGTCCCCGAGGCGGTGGT is a genomic window of Pseudofrankia inefficax containing:
- a CDS encoding TerD family protein codes for the protein MAISLAKGGNVSLTKTAAEAGTGALTSLTVGLGWDARTTTGTEFDLDASAIGVNASDKVFSDGHFIFFNNLKSPEDAIVLSGDNRTGEGEGDDESIVITLGSVPADITKIVIPVSIYDAVNRAQNFGQVRNAYIRVADQTGTELVRYDLSEDYSTETVVIFGEVYRNGAEWKFRAVGQGHNDLAGLARDYGVNV
- a CDS encoding ABC transporter ATP-binding protein — protein: MPSDHLSPQPDRRRRAPSATTLTAAPAPIALSGVRRSYGATKAVDGVSLTVPAGQVIALLGPNGAGKSTTIDMLLGLTRPDAGTVSLFGRSPRQACADGLVAAMLQNGGLLPFVTVRTMLDALRGLYPRPLTVAEALRRAGATELAESRTEKLSGGQRQRVRFAVALLPDPALLVLDEPTAAMDVSARQAFWASTRAWAAEGRTVLFATHYLAEADDFADRIVLLRSGRVVADGPTTEVKALVGGRTIRATLPGVDDGGIATLGGLPGVTRAARRGDTIELRCSDSDVALRALLDAAPTVRDLEISGAGLEDAFLALTSDQPTALPTPASPTGADTDAAAKETAR
- a CDS encoding ABC transporter permease; this encodes MNGALLIARYTRFEMGRILRNPRFLIFSMALPVIMFAAFTATDPTDTLGPITVGPYIMISMASFGAMMAVVAIGTRIALERAGGWSRQLRLTALTGPQYLVCKVLGGFTLALPALIAVFIEAVVLGRAHLSVGTYVEAGIWVMIGMVPLAALGILLGYLVRADNAGQLIGGMTSLMALAGGIWVPVEQFPRWLADVVKMLPIYWSADAGRAVIAGSWIGWHGLLVLALWTALLSRLAVRFYSRDQLRA
- a CDS encoding sensor histidine kinase, giving the protein MTTNESTQDESTQNESTQDSPDGLARFRKYMFEPIRGENALGRQAGITRWRRTAGIWLVYLWYAAADLVGDSPRRIVLGTLLLAAFCWLYIVPLPRGMFSGPLKDRVTVLVGGPLIAVLYLTLVGRGGLVFPTFLSVAFALLLVPAVSLPIIATMAATVIWLPQFIPSWHVHGPQWSTAAPIALVVFALYAMRAGARNQIELHRARQEIERLAQEQERLRISRDLHDLLGHALTTITVKAELASRLATRDPERAAAEMAEVAALGREGLADVRATVAGYRSVSLVTELATAREVLSAAGIRAELPAAVEDVPVELRELFGWVLREAVTNVVRHSGASSVRVLVTKRSIEIVDDGTGGPAGDGEPAHSRWRPGATTRPGAGGGNGLVGLAERVAAAGGRLEAGPAHSPRTGDEALAPSRRPGPAPASGLGFRLRAAVPA
- a CDS encoding response regulator transcription factor, which codes for MPSIRVLLADDQHLVRGALAALLSLEDDIEVVGQVSRGDEVVAAVVTATPDVVLMDVEMPGIDGLAAAAAVQATRPATKVLILTTFGRAGYLRRAMEAGALGFVVKDAPADALADAVRRVSRGERVVDPTLAASTLASGPSPLTGRERDVLVAARDGATVADIAGRLFLSEGTVRNYLSAAIAKTGARNRLEALRTAEESGWL
- a CDS encoding aspartate kinase, which codes for MALVVAKFGGSSVADADKIKRVAERIVETRRAGNEVCVVVSAMGDTTDELLELAEQVSPLPPARELDMLLTSGERISMALLAMAISNLGAEARSFTGSQAGVITDSTHGKARIIDVTPGRIRTALDEGAIAIVAGFQGVSQDTKDITTLGRGGSDTTAVALAAALHADVCEIYTDVDGVFSADPRIVPSARKIDTISYEEMMELAASGAKVLMLRCVEYARNYSVPVHVRSSFSTKPGTWVTDIPEAELVEQAIIRGVAHDSSEAKVTVVGCPDKPGVAAAVFRAVADADVNLDMIVQVGSVAGTGRTDISFTLPKTDGRTALAALEKVRGEIGFEKTLYDDHIGKVSLVGAGMKSHPGVSARFFGALADAGVNVEIISTSEIRISVVVRDTDLSGAVKAVHDAFELGDEGNQAIVYAGTGR